The following proteins are co-located in the Tachysurus vachellii isolate PV-2020 chromosome 19, HZAU_Pvac_v1, whole genome shotgun sequence genome:
- the dnajc11a gene encoding dnaJ homolog subfamily C member 11a, producing MAAALEEDEIDNDDYYSLLNVRREATQEELKASYRRLCMLYHPDKHRDPELKRQAEQLFNLVHQAYEVLSDPQSRAIYDIYGKRGLSVEGWEVVERKRTPAEIREEFERLQREREERRLHQRTNPKGTISVGVDATDLFDHYEEDYEELSVGGFPNIEINKMHISQSIEAPLTTSDTAILSGSLSTHNGNGGGSINLALRRVTSAKGWGEVELGAGDTHGPLFGLKIFRNLTPRCFMTAQCAMQFSSRGVRPGITTVLARHLDKNTMGYLQWRWGAQSSMNTSIVRDTKSSHFTFAVQLGIPHTFIMMSYQYKFQDDDQTKIKGSVKSGFFGTVVEYGAETKISRHSVLGATVSVGVPQGVSLKIKLNRASQTYFFPIHLTDQLLPSAVFYATVGPLVFYLAIQRLVIKPYMCAQKEQELEKHRESAASEIAKKKQEAESAVLLMQESVRRIIEAEESKMGLIILNAWYGKFVTDNSRKHERARVIDVTVPLQCLVKDSKLILTEASKTGLPGFYDPCVGEEKSLKVLYQFRGVMHQVLSGDTEALRIPKQSHRIDNDT from the exons ATGGCGGCGGCCTTGGAGGAGGATGAGATTGACAATGATGATTACTATTCGCTATTAAACGTGAGGAGAGAG GCCACGCAAGAGGAACTTAAGGCATCGTATCGGCGTCTTTGCATGCTCTATCACCCTGATAAACACAGAGACCCTGAGCTGAAAAGACAGGCCGAGCAGCTTTTTAACCTGGTGCACCAAGCATATGAAG TTCTAAGTGATCCACAATCCAGAGCTATCTATGATATTTATGGGAAGAGAGGGCTGAGCGTGGAAGGATGGGAG gTAGTAGAGAGGAAAAGAACGCCAGCTGAGATCAGGGAAGAGTTTGAGCGccttcagagagagagggaggagagaaggCTTCACCAGAGGACCAATCCTaag GGGACAATCAGTGTGGGTGTGGATGCCACAGACCTTTTTGATCACTATGAGGAAGACTATGAAGAACTCTCTGTTGGTGGCTTCCCCAACATTGAGATTAACAAGATGCATATATCTCAGTCCATAGAG GCCCCTCTGACAACGTCAGACACGGCCATTCTTTCTGGCTCTCTTTCTACACACAATGGCAACGGCGGTGGAAGCATTAACTTGGCTCTGCGACGGGTGACGTCGGCAAAAGGCTGGGGAGAG GTTGAGTTAGGAGCAGGAGATACACACGGTCCTCTATTTGGGTTGAAGATTTTTCGCAACCTGACACCTCGCTG CTTCATGACTGCTCAATGTGCAATGCAGTTTTCGTCACGTGGTGTACGTCCAGGCATAACCACCGTGCTTGCGCGCCACttagacaaaaacacaatggGCTACCTACAGTGGCGCTGGGGTGCTCAGTCTTCCATGAACACCAGCATtgtgagagacacaaagagcAGCCACTTCACATTTGCTGTGCAG TTGGGGATCCCACATACTTTTATTATGATGAGCTACCAGTACAAATTCCAAGATGATGACCAGACCAAGATCAAGGGTTCAGTCAA ATCAGGCTTTTTCGGAACAGTGGTGGAGTACGGTGCTGAGACTAAGATCAGTCGACACAGTGTTCTCGGTGCTACAGTCAGTGTTGGAGTGCCACAAGGTGTTTCCCTCAAGATCAA GTTGAACAGAGCCAGCCAGACATATTTCTTTCCAATCCATTTGACAGACCAGCTCCTTCCCAGTGCAGTGTTCTACGCCACTGTCGGTCCTCTTGTATTTTACTTGGCGATCCAGCGTCTTGTTATCAAACCTTACATGTGTGCTCAGAAGGAACA GGAACTGGAGAAGCATCGGGAGAGTGCCGCATCTGAGATTGCCAAGAAGAAGCAAGAAGCCGAGTCTGCT GTTCTGCTAATGCAGGAGTCAGTGCGCAGGATCATTGAAGCTGAGGAGTCCAAAATGG GACTCATCATACTCAACGCTTGGTATGGAAAGTTTGTGACGGACAACAGCAGGAAGCATGAAAGAGCAAGAGTCATTGATGtgactgtacctctacagtgcCTGGTGAAAGACTCCAAACTCATTCTCACAGAGGCCTCAAAG ACTGGCTTACCAGGCTTCTACGACCCCTGTGTGGGAGAAGAAAAGAGCTTGAAGGTGCTGTATCAGTTTCGGGGCGTCATGCACCAGGTTCTGTCTGGTGACACAGAAGCACTCAGGATACCAAAACAAT CTCACAGAATTGATAATGACACTTAG